The following coding sequences lie in one Desulfovibrio sp. TomC genomic window:
- a CDS encoding glycoside hydrolase family 94 protein encodes MMFRMTTLRRALLGSPSLQAGNGPARKDLTDEPPLRSELLSADQMALHGKALAASHTLRPGRPQERLLSRLAANERVLLGVRNLLTEAVKVERRITPAGEWLLDNFYLIEEQIRTAKRHLPKGYSRELPRLRKGPSAGLPRVYDLALEVISHNDGRVDPENLDNFVAAYQTTTTLQLGELWAIPIMLRLALIENLRRVAARIATHKADRHLAGQWADQITEVAAKTPKDMILAIADMARSKPPMDSSFVAEFTRRVQGQGPALALALTWIEQQLSESGQTIEQLVRLENQLQATDQVSMSNSIGSLRALGAMDWRTFVETLSVVEQTLREDPGDVYSQMDFAARDRYRHVVEQAARNSPEPENEVARQAIGLAREAAAKKGGDDREAHVGYYLIDKGVAQLNDRIRMRPSLAKLFGDTGRRYPGALYLGGIWLLTAVFTASLAATAYAGGVTGWPLGLSVLLALVCTSRLAVALVNWLVTVLATPSLLPRLDFSHGIPPELRTLVVVPTLLTSPPAIESLLEALEVRFLANRDAHLHFGLLTDLVDAATETLPQDAILVEQARRGIEALNVRYRETHGDAFFLFHRPRRFNPRDRVWMGYERKRGKLSDLNWLLRVGPEADPRERFALVVGATAILPSVRYVITLDTDTLLARDTARQFVATMAHPLNRARYDETLGRVVAGYGILQPRVAVSLAGIQSRYARLCVSERGIDPYTRAVSDVYQDLFGEGSFIGKGIYEVDVFERALGGRFPDNRILSHDLLEGCYARSGLISDVRLYEEYPSRYSEDASRRRRWIRGDWQIARWATPIIAGPDGSLHRNPLTILSRWKIFDNLRRSLEPAALTLLLALGWTLSPAPFLATMAVLGIILLPSLLATAVGILQKPAEMTLAQHLGLTMQATGRHLVQALFTVACLPFEAAYSLDAILRTLWRLLVTRRRLLEWNPSGSPNRRVVTSLAGSCRAMWTGPVLAAAVAATLWFLRPDVLAVAVPVAALWCISPVVAWWISRPLTRREARLTDGQTLFLRQIARKTWSFFETFVGADENWLPPDNFQEQPAPVIAHRTSPTNMGFSLLANLTAYDFGYITAGKCLDRTGHGLRAMDSLERYRGHFYNWYDTLSRTPLSPRYISSVDSGNLAGHLLTLGQGLRALADDPIVGPRLFVGIADTVRVLLDVARKTEPDLAEQLERLQPDLTAGPWPESLEATRALLERLAVVAAQTAAAIEAGNTSVGSPLRWWGQAFIEQCRDGLDELSLLAPWTSLLSSPHRPRDISGLDGLATVRQIAVLAQTYLPDLERRLAQEATPQLQTWFDALRPCLVKAGRRATERMALLETLAGQADALARMEYGFLFDKPRQLLSIGYNVSDHRQDASYYDLLASEARFSSFVAIAQGELPQESWFALGRLFTTTGGEPILLSWSGSMFEYLMPLLVMPMYENTLLDQTCRAAVASQIEYGKQVGTPWGISECGYNAIDVHQNYQYRAFGVPGLGLKRGLSEDLVIAPYATALALMVAPQQACANLEQLAAAGFEGPYGFYEAVDYTASRLPHGQTSAVVRSFMAHHQGMSLLSLSYQLLGRPMQQRFAAQPQFQATMLLLQERVPKTTAVLAHTTELAELGPGGGTDMPMRVFPSPDTPFPEVQLLSNGRYHVMLTNAGGGSSRWKDLAVTRWREDGACDNWGSFCYIQDVDNGSFWSTTYQPTRRRSKEFETIFSEGRAEFRCRHNDLDAYTEVVVSPEDDIEVRRITITNRSRRRRIIDVTSYAEVVLAPPAADALHPAFSNLFVQTEIIPEQRAILCTRRPRSLGEPSPCLLHLMAAHEATVGSISYETDRMRFIGRGNTVADPQAVSDAPGPLSDSQGSVLDPIVAIRYRITIEPEQSATINIVSGVGENRDVALDLVEKYQDRRLADRVFDLAWTHSQVLLRQINATQADAQLYCRIAGSILYANASLRAEPALLQNTQGQSGLWGYSISGDLPIVLLQIEDPANLDLVRQLVQAHAYWRLKGLAVDLVIWNMDHAGYRQLLTDQIMSLIAAGIEADLADRPGGIFVRSIDQIATEDRVLFQTVARAILTDSRGTLSDQADGRPMPGVGVLPLIPTRTNRSEPVPVAPLPRHDLTFYNGLGGFTPDGREYVITTASRQLTPAPWVNVLANPNFGTVISESGSAYTWSENAHEFRLTPWGNDPVSDGEGEAFYLRDEERGHYWSPTPLPCRGATPYVTRHGFGYSVFEHTERGIRSELWVYVAMDAAIKFSVLKVRNDSGRSRRISATGYAEWVLGDLRSKTAMHVVTDIDSETGALFARNPYNTEFRNRTAFFDVDETMRTVSGDRLEFLGRNGTLRAPAAMTRRHLSGRVGPALDPCGALQVAFDLAAGQEREIVFRLGVGRDADEARALVLRFRGSTAARNALDVAWQHWTHTLGAVHVETPDPALNVLANGWLLYQTLACRLWARSATYQSGGAFGFRDQLQDVMALIHARPHLVREHLLLCAAHQFEEGDVQHWWHPPVGRGVRTRCSDDYLWLPLAACRYVQATGDIGVLDEPVHFLLGRTLGEEEESSYDLPGRSELTASLYEHCTRAIANGLRFGAHGLPLMGSGDWNDGMNLVGEKGAGESVWLGFFLFEVLRQFEPLAAKRGDMAFAQRCQTHAGELRRNLDVHGWDGQWYRRAYFDDGTPLGSSNNPECRIDSIAQSWSVLSGGGDAGRSHQAMEALEALLVDREHGLIKLLTPPFDTSSLQPGYIKGYVPGVRENGGQYTHAAIWAAMAFAQMGDARRAWELFALINPINHGRSEAETALYKVEPYVVAADVYASAPHVGRGGWSWYTGSAAWMYRLIVESLLGVRLEGDRLRFELCLPQHWEGFTMHYRYLETVYHIVVMKADGESGPMRVIADGVEQTDKSVPLLDDHREHAVKIHIGCGSACGTPTSHLDA; translated from the coding sequence ATGATGTTTCGCATGACGACGCTTCGCCGAGCTTTGCTTGGATCGCCATCGCTCCAGGCCGGAAACGGTCCCGCACGTAAAGACCTCACTGACGAGCCGCCGCTGCGGTCGGAGTTGCTCAGCGCCGACCAGATGGCCCTCCACGGCAAGGCCCTGGCGGCTTCGCATACCCTGCGCCCTGGCCGCCCCCAGGAACGCCTGCTGAGCCGGCTGGCTGCCAATGAACGCGTTCTGCTCGGGGTCCGCAACCTCCTTACCGAGGCCGTCAAGGTCGAGCGCCGCATTACCCCGGCTGGGGAATGGCTGCTCGACAACTTCTATCTGATCGAGGAACAGATCCGCACAGCCAAGCGGCATCTGCCCAAAGGCTACAGCCGCGAGCTGCCCCGTTTGCGAAAAGGTCCCTCGGCCGGACTGCCTCGAGTTTATGATCTCGCCCTGGAGGTGATCTCCCATAACGATGGCCGGGTGGATCCGGAGAATCTGGACAATTTCGTCGCCGCCTACCAAACGACGACGACCCTTCAATTGGGAGAACTCTGGGCTATTCCCATCATGCTGCGTCTGGCCCTGATCGAAAATCTCAGGCGAGTCGCCGCCCGGATTGCCACGCACAAGGCTGATCGACACCTTGCCGGCCAGTGGGCCGACCAGATCACCGAGGTCGCGGCCAAAACGCCCAAGGACATGATTTTGGCCATCGCCGACATGGCCCGGTCCAAGCCCCCGATGGACAGTTCCTTTGTGGCGGAGTTCACCCGTCGCGTGCAGGGGCAGGGACCGGCTCTGGCCTTGGCGCTGACCTGGATCGAACAGCAGTTGTCCGAATCCGGCCAGACCATCGAACAACTCGTGCGCCTGGAGAACCAGTTGCAAGCCACCGATCAGGTGTCGATGAGCAACAGCATCGGCAGCCTGCGGGCACTGGGAGCCATGGACTGGCGCACCTTTGTTGAGACGTTAAGCGTGGTCGAGCAGACCTTGCGGGAAGATCCGGGCGACGTATACAGCCAGATGGATTTTGCCGCCAGGGATCGGTACCGCCATGTGGTGGAGCAGGCGGCCAGGAACAGCCCGGAACCTGAAAACGAGGTGGCCCGCCAGGCCATAGGGCTGGCCCGGGAAGCGGCCGCGAAAAAGGGCGGCGACGACCGCGAGGCCCATGTCGGGTATTACCTGATCGACAAGGGCGTGGCGCAGCTCAACGACCGAATCCGAATGCGTCCGTCCCTGGCGAAACTGTTTGGAGACACCGGCCGCAGGTATCCCGGGGCCCTCTATCTCGGCGGTATCTGGCTGCTGACGGCCGTCTTTACGGCCAGTCTAGCCGCCACGGCGTATGCTGGCGGGGTGACGGGCTGGCCGCTTGGCCTGAGCGTCCTGCTGGCCCTGGTCTGCACCAGCCGTCTGGCCGTAGCCCTGGTCAACTGGCTGGTCACCGTGCTGGCCACGCCAAGCCTGCTGCCACGCCTGGATTTCTCCCACGGGATACCGCCTGAGCTGCGCACCCTGGTTGTGGTCCCAACGTTGCTGACGAGTCCGCCGGCGATCGAGTCCCTGCTTGAAGCCCTGGAAGTCCGTTTCCTGGCCAACCGGGATGCCCATCTTCACTTTGGCCTGCTGACCGACCTCGTTGATGCGGCGACGGAAACACTGCCGCAAGACGCAATCCTGGTGGAGCAAGCCCGGCGTGGCATCGAAGCCCTCAATGTGCGGTACCGCGAGACGCATGGCGACGCCTTTTTCCTGTTTCATCGTCCGCGCCGGTTCAATCCCCGGGACCGCGTCTGGATGGGATACGAGCGCAAGCGCGGCAAGCTGTCGGACCTCAACTGGCTGCTGCGCGTCGGCCCCGAGGCCGACCCCAGGGAACGCTTCGCCCTGGTGGTCGGGGCAACGGCGATCCTGCCCTCGGTCCGCTACGTGATCACCCTGGATACGGACACGCTGCTGGCCAGGGATACCGCCCGCCAGTTCGTGGCCACCATGGCCCATCCCCTCAACCGGGCCCGCTACGATGAAACGCTTGGACGCGTTGTCGCCGGCTACGGCATTTTGCAGCCGCGCGTGGCGGTCAGCCTCGCCGGCATCCAGTCGCGCTACGCCCGGCTGTGCGTTAGCGAACGCGGTATCGACCCCTATACCCGCGCGGTTTCCGATGTGTACCAGGATCTGTTCGGCGAAGGGTCGTTTATTGGCAAGGGAATCTACGAGGTCGACGTCTTCGAGCGGGCACTGGGAGGACGGTTCCCGGACAACCGGATTCTCAGCCACGATCTCCTGGAGGGGTGTTACGCTCGGTCGGGCCTTATAAGCGACGTGCGGCTCTATGAAGAATATCCGTCGCGCTACTCCGAGGACGCCAGCCGCCGTCGCCGCTGGATACGCGGGGATTGGCAGATCGCACGGTGGGCGACGCCGATCATTGCCGGCCCGGATGGAAGCCTGCATCGCAATCCGCTCACCATACTTTCACGCTGGAAGATCTTTGACAATCTACGGCGCAGCCTCGAACCTGCGGCCTTAACACTCCTGCTGGCGCTGGGCTGGACCCTGTCGCCCGCGCCCTTTTTGGCCACCATGGCAGTGCTCGGCATCATCCTGCTGCCGTCATTACTCGCGACTGCCGTGGGTATTTTGCAAAAGCCCGCCGAGATGACGCTGGCCCAACACCTCGGCCTGACCATGCAGGCAACCGGCCGCCACCTTGTCCAGGCGCTTTTCACGGTAGCCTGCCTCCCCTTCGAAGCCGCGTACAGTCTGGATGCAATCTTGCGCACCCTGTGGCGTCTGCTGGTCACGCGCCGCCGGTTGCTCGAATGGAACCCTTCGGGAAGTCCGAATCGTCGTGTCGTCACCAGTCTGGCCGGCTCGTGCCGGGCCATGTGGACAGGCCCGGTCCTGGCCGCAGCCGTGGCCGCGACCTTGTGGTTCCTGCGCCCCGACGTCCTGGCCGTGGCCGTGCCCGTTGCGGCGCTCTGGTGTATCTCGCCCGTGGTTGCTTGGTGGATCAGCCGGCCGTTGACCCGCCGCGAAGCGCGACTCACTGACGGGCAGACCCTGTTTCTGCGCCAGATCGCCCGAAAAACCTGGTCCTTTTTTGAAACCTTCGTCGGCGCCGATGAGAACTGGCTGCCGCCGGACAACTTTCAGGAGCAGCCCGCCCCGGTCATCGCCCACCGCACCTCACCGACCAATATGGGATTTTCCCTGCTGGCCAACCTGACCGCCTACGACTTTGGCTACATCACAGCCGGAAAGTGCCTTGACCGAACCGGGCACGGCCTTCGCGCCATGGACTCCCTGGAACGCTACCGGGGCCACTTCTACAACTGGTACGACACCCTGTCGCGCACCCCGCTGTCCCCCCGCTACATCTCATCGGTGGACAGCGGCAATCTGGCCGGCCATCTGCTGACGCTCGGGCAAGGGCTGCGCGCCCTTGCCGACGATCCCATCGTCGGTCCGCGCCTCTTTGTCGGGATAGCCGACACCGTGCGTGTCCTGCTGGATGTCGCCCGCAAGACCGAGCCGGATTTGGCAGAACAGCTGGAACGGCTGCAACCGGATCTCACGGCCGGTCCCTGGCCGGAAAGCCTTGAGGCGACCCGGGCGCTGCTTGAACGGTTGGCCGTCGTGGCGGCGCAAACAGCTGCGGCCATCGAAGCCGGAAACACCTCTGTGGGGAGTCCCTTGCGCTGGTGGGGGCAGGCGTTCATCGAGCAGTGCCGCGACGGCCTGGACGAGCTTTCGTTGCTGGCCCCGTGGACGTCGCTCCTGTCGTCGCCGCACCGGCCTCGGGATATTTCGGGCCTGGACGGCCTGGCAACCGTACGCCAGATCGCCGTCCTGGCCCAAACCTATCTGCCGGACCTCGAACGCCGGCTGGCCCAAGAGGCGACGCCGCAACTGCAGACCTGGTTTGACGCCCTTCGCCCCTGCCTCGTTAAAGCCGGTCGCCGGGCCACGGAAAGAATGGCGCTTCTGGAAACTCTGGCCGGCCAAGCGGATGCCTTGGCCCGGATGGAATACGGCTTCCTCTTTGACAAGCCCCGCCAACTCCTGTCCATCGGGTACAATGTCAGCGATCATCGCCAGGACGCCAGCTACTACGATCTGCTCGCCTCGGAAGCGCGATTTTCCAGCTTTGTGGCCATTGCCCAAGGAGAATTGCCCCAGGAGAGCTGGTTCGCCTTGGGCCGGCTGTTCACCACCACAGGCGGCGAGCCGATCCTGTTGTCGTGGAGCGGGTCGATGTTTGAGTACCTCATGCCGCTTTTGGTCATGCCGATGTACGAGAACACGTTGCTCGACCAGACCTGCCGGGCGGCCGTGGCCAGCCAGATCGAGTATGGAAAGCAGGTCGGGACGCCCTGGGGCATCTCGGAATGCGGCTACAACGCCATCGACGTGCACCAGAACTATCAGTACCGGGCCTTTGGCGTCCCGGGCCTTGGCCTCAAGCGCGGCCTGTCCGAGGATTTGGTGATTGCGCCCTATGCCACGGCCTTGGCGCTGATGGTTGCGCCGCAACAGGCCTGCGCCAACCTGGAACAGCTGGCCGCAGCGGGTTTTGAAGGGCCGTACGGCTTCTACGAAGCCGTGGACTACACGGCCTCGCGCCTGCCCCATGGGCAAACCAGCGCCGTGGTCCGCTCGTTTATGGCCCACCACCAGGGCATGAGCCTGCTCTCCCTGAGCTACCAGCTCCTTGGCCGCCCCATGCAGCAACGGTTCGCCGCCCAGCCGCAGTTTCAAGCCACGATGCTGTTGCTCCAGGAACGGGTGCCCAAGACGACGGCTGTTCTCGCCCACACCACCGAACTGGCCGAACTGGGGCCGGGCGGCGGCACGGATATGCCCATGCGGGTTTTCCCCAGCCCGGACACCCCGTTTCCCGAAGTGCAACTGCTCTCCAACGGTCGCTACCACGTCATGCTCACCAATGCCGGCGGCGGCTCAAGCCGCTGGAAGGATCTGGCCGTCACCCGATGGCGCGAGGACGGCGCCTGCGACAACTGGGGATCGTTTTGCTATATCCAAGACGTGGACAATGGCAGCTTCTGGTCCACGACCTACCAGCCGACGCGGCGGCGTTCCAAGGAATTTGAAACGATTTTTTCGGAAGGCCGGGCCGAATTCCGTTGTCGCCACAACGACCTTGACGCCTATACCGAAGTCGTGGTGTCGCCCGAAGACGATATCGAAGTGCGGCGCATCACCATCACCAACCGCTCCCGCCGTCGCAGAATTATTGACGTCACGAGCTATGCCGAAGTGGTCCTGGCCCCGCCGGCCGCCGACGCGCTCCATCCAGCGTTTAGCAATCTCTTTGTCCAGACCGAGATCATCCCGGAACAGCGGGCGATACTCTGCACCCGCCGCCCCCGGTCCCTTGGCGAGCCGTCGCCCTGCCTGCTGCACCTGATGGCCGCCCATGAGGCCACCGTGGGGAGTATCTCCTACGAGACCGACCGAATGCGCTTTATCGGGCGGGGCAACACCGTGGCCGATCCCCAGGCCGTAAGCGACGCGCCAGGGCCGCTCTCGGACAGCCAGGGGTCGGTGCTCGACCCCATTGTCGCCATCCGCTACCGGATCACCATCGAGCCGGAACAATCAGCCACTATAAACATCGTGTCCGGCGTTGGCGAAAACCGGGATGTCGCCTTGGACCTGGTGGAAAAATACCAGGACCGCCGGCTGGCTGATCGCGTCTTCGATCTGGCCTGGACGCACAGCCAGGTGCTCCTGCGCCAGATCAACGCCACCCAGGCCGATGCCCAGCTCTATTGCCGCATCGCCGGCTCGATCCTCTATGCCAATGCCTCTTTGCGCGCCGAGCCGGCATTGCTGCAAAACACCCAGGGACAATCCGGGCTTTGGGGCTATTCCATTTCCGGGGATTTGCCCATCGTGCTGCTGCAAATCGAAGATCCGGCCAACCTTGATCTGGTGCGCCAGCTTGTCCAGGCCCACGCCTACTGGCGGCTCAAGGGACTGGCCGTGGATCTGGTGATCTGGAACATGGACCACGCCGGGTACCGGCAACTGCTTACCGACCAGATCATGAGTCTGATCGCCGCCGGCATCGAGGCCGACCTGGCTGACCGGCCTGGCGGTATTTTTGTCCGCTCCATCGACCAAATCGCAACCGAGGACCGGGTGCTGTTCCAGACGGTGGCCCGCGCCATCCTTACCGACAGCCGGGGGACGTTATCGGATCAGGCCGACGGCCGCCCCATGCCGGGCGTTGGCGTACTCCCTCTGATCCCGACTCGGACCAATCGGAGCGAGCCTGTGCCGGTTGCGCCCCTGCCGCGCCATGACCTGACGTTTTACAACGGGCTGGGCGGCTTTACCCCGGACGGCCGGGAATACGTCATCACCACCGCCAGTCGGCAGTTAACGCCTGCGCCCTGGGTCAATGTCCTGGCCAACCCCAATTTCGGGACGGTTATTTCAGAAAGCGGCTCGGCCTATACCTGGAGCGAAAACGCACACGAGTTCCGACTCACGCCCTGGGGCAACGACCCCGTGAGCGACGGCGAAGGCGAGGCCTTCTACCTTCGCGACGAGGAACGGGGCCATTACTGGTCGCCAACGCCTCTGCCCTGCCGCGGGGCCACGCCGTATGTCACCCGCCACGGCTTCGGCTACAGCGTTTTTGAACACACAGAACGCGGCATCCGCTCGGAACTGTGGGTGTATGTGGCCATGGACGCGGCCATCAAGTTTTCGGTGCTCAAGGTCCGCAACGATTCGGGCCGCTCCCGCCGGATTTCCGCCACCGGCTACGCCGAATGGGTGCTTGGCGACCTGCGGTCGAAAACGGCCATGCATGTCGTCACGGACATCGACTCGGAAACCGGCGCGCTTTTCGCCCGAAATCCCTACAACACCGAGTTTCGCAACCGCACGGCCTTTTTCGACGTAGACGAAACCATGCGCACCGTCAGCGGCGACCGCCTGGAATTTCTGGGTCGCAACGGAACCCTGCGCGCCCCGGCCGCCATGACCCGCAGACACCTTTCCGGTCGGGTGGGACCGGCCCTCGACCCCTGCGGCGCTCTCCAAGTAGCCTTTGATCTGGCTGCCGGACAAGAACGGGAAATCGTCTTTCGGCTCGGCGTCGGGCGCGATGCCGACGAGGCCAGAGCCCTGGTCCTGCGCTTTCGAGGCTCAACTGCCGCCCGAAACGCCCTGGACGTGGCCTGGCAGCACTGGACGCACACCCTGGGCGCCGTGCATGTGGAAACCCCTGACCCGGCCCTTAATGTGCTGGCCAACGGCTGGCTTCTCTACCAGACCCTGGCCTGCCGCCTCTGGGCGCGCAGCGCCACCTACCAATCCGGGGGCGCATTTGGTTTCCGCGACCAGTTGCAGGACGTGATGGCGCTGATCCACGCCAGACCGCATCTGGTGCGTGAGCACCTGCTGCTGTGCGCGGCGCACCAATTTGAGGAAGGCGATGTCCAGCATTGGTGGCATCCGCCTGTAGGACGCGGAGTACGCACGCGTTGCAGCGACGATTACCTCTGGCTGCCGCTGGCCGCCTGCCGCTACGTCCAGGCTACCGGCGACATTGGCGTGCTGGACGAACCCGTCCATTTTCTCCTGGGCCGCACGCTTGGCGAGGAGGAAGAATCCTCCTACGATCTGCCCGGTCGCTCGGAGCTGACGGCGAGCCTTTACGAGCACTGCACACGGGCCATCGCCAACGGCCTTCGGTTCGGCGCCCACGGCCTGCCGCTCATGGGCTCCGGCGACTGGAACGACGGCATGAATCTGGTGGGGGAAAAGGGTGCAGGTGAAAGCGTCTGGCTCGGGTTCTTCCTGTTTGAGGTGCTCAGGCAGTTCGAGCCGCTGGCCGCCAAACGCGGCGATATGGCCTTTGCGCAACGTTGTCAGACGCACGCTGGAGAGCTTCGCCGCAATCTCGACGTCCATGGATGGGACGGCCAGTGGTACCGCCGGGCCTATTTCGACGACGGCACGCCACTTGGTTCTTCGAACAACCCCGAATGCCGGATTGATTCCATTGCCCAGAGTTGGTCCGTCCTTTCCGGGGGGGGGGACGCCGGCCGTTCGCACCAAGCGATGGAAGCGTTGGAGGCGCTGCTTGTCGACCGCGAACACGGTCTGATCAAGCTGCTGACGCCGCCTTTCGACACTTCGTCCCTGCAACCCGGTTACATCAAGGGCTACGTCCCCGGGGTACGGGAAAACGGCGGACAATACACCCATGCAGCCATCTGGGCGGCCATGGCCTTTGCCCAAATGGGCGACGCGCGCCGCGCCTGGGAACTCTTTGCCCTCATAAACCCGATCAACCATGGCCGCTCTGAGGCGGAAACGGCCCTGTACAAGGTGGAACCATACGTGGTTGCCGCCGACGTCTACGCCTCCGCCCCCCATGTCGGACGCGGCGGCTGGTCCTGGTACACGGGGTCCGCCGCCTGGATGTACCGGCTGATCGTGGAGTCTTTGCTGGGGGTCAGGCTGGAAGGGGACAGATTGCGGTTTGAGCTGTGTCTGCCACAGCATTGGGAAGGGTTCACCATGCACTACCGCTATCTGGAAACCGTCTACCACATCGTGGTTATGAAAGCCGATGGCGAGAGCGGGCCTATGCGTGTGATCGCGGATGGTGTTGAGCAGACGGACAAATCCGTCCCGCTTCTTGACGACCACCGTGAGCACGCCGTCAAGATTCATATCGGCTGCGGGAGCGCATGTGGGACGCCGACGTCACATTTGGATGCATAA
- a CDS encoding S24 family peptidase — protein sequence MLISNPAATFYVRASGDFMHAAGIQTGDILSADRVREPRPGKIVILNQPSQRPRTQST from the coding sequence CTGCTCATCAGCAACCCGGCGGCTACTTTTTATGTTCGGGCAAGCGGCGATTTCATGCATGCCGCCGGCATCCAAACCGGGGACATCCTGAGTGCTGATCGGGTGAGAGAGCCTCGACCGGGGAAAATCGTAATCCTCAACCAACCGTCACAGCGACCCAGGACACAATCGACTTAA
- a CDS encoding NHL repeat-containing protein encodes MKNNGRHSLLCVSMLLAFILWTAVPSAAKPLSFSRAAPVNTSQFTYGVGTAKNAVVKSDGTMYILNVTYNEIEKRDSAGNWTTIAGPDTSIGVMENMIAVDSSGTIYSPDSTNSRILVRDGNGNWTTIGSSGSGLGAFSTPHGIAVDSAGQLYVADSGNNRIQVRDTSNQWTSYGSYGTTTGKFSFPCGVTVDGSGNIYVADTSNNRIQIRDASTGTWSTFGSSGSGTGQFYWPESIAVDGSGNIYVSDNYNGRIQVRDTSGSWTATAYSTFPNLYSLALDSSGNILVASNDSVFVGTMATEGVWPILWGSTSSAVGYFSNPAGLATDTSGNLYLADMLHHRIQIRDTTGNWTATGSEGYGLGEFLAPNGVAVDTAGNVYVADTVNNRLQIRDASGIWSSIGENGTGLGQFFHPTGITVDTSGNLYVADAGNNRLQVRDTNGTWTAITTPGSDLGSFSSPNSLTLRAGKLYVTDKYNNRVLVRDVAGNWTAIGSEGTALGQFKSPSGVAVDAAGNLYVADSDNNRLQVRDVSGNWTRYGGGDSGSAAGRDDGQFHTPVGLAISNAGVLYVADSDNNRIEAAEIAKPTTSVAPMLMLLLQ; translated from the coding sequence ATGAAAAACAATGGAAGGCACAGCTTGCTTTGCGTCTCGATGCTCCTTGCTTTCATCCTGTGGACAGCCGTGCCCAGTGCTGCAAAACCACTGAGTTTTTCAAGGGCAGCGCCCGTCAATACCAGCCAGTTCACCTACGGCGTGGGAACGGCCAAAAACGCCGTCGTCAAAAGCGACGGCACGATGTACATTCTCAATGTAACGTATAACGAAATAGAGAAACGCGATAGCGCAGGAAACTGGACAACCATCGCCGGCCCAGACACAAGTATCGGTGTCATGGAAAATATGATCGCCGTTGATTCTTCAGGAACGATATACTCGCCTGACAGTACCAACAGTCGCATTCTCGTCAGGGACGGCAACGGCAACTGGACCACGATTGGCTCCAGCGGCTCGGGACTCGGTGCGTTTTCCACCCCGCACGGCATCGCGGTGGACAGCGCCGGACAACTCTACGTCGCCGACAGCGGCAACAACCGCATCCAGGTCCGCGACACCTCCAATCAATGGACGTCCTACGGCTCCTATGGCACGACCACCGGCAAATTCAGTTTTCCATGCGGCGTCACCGTGGACGGCTCCGGCAACATCTACGTGGCCGACACCAGCAACAATCGCATCCAGATCCGTGACGCCTCGACCGGGACGTGGTCGACGTTCGGCTCTTCTGGCTCTGGCACGGGACAGTTCTATTGGCCGGAAAGCATCGCCGTGGACGGATCGGGCAACATCTACGTCTCCGACAACTACAATGGCCGCATTCAAGTCCGCGACACATCCGGTTCTTGGACCGCCACCGCCTACAGCACCTTTCCGAACCTCTATAGTCTGGCCCTGGACAGTTCCGGGAACATCCTCGTCGCCAGCAATGACAGTGTGTTTGTCGGCACCATGGCGACGGAAGGCGTCTGGCCGATACTGTGGGGCAGCACAAGCAGCGCGGTAGGTTATTTTTCCAACCCCGCCGGTCTGGCCACGGATACTTCCGGCAACCTCTATCTCGCCGACATGCTCCACCACCGCATTCAAATACGGGATACCACCGGCAACTGGACGGCCACCGGCAGCGAGGGCTACGGCCTCGGAGAATTTCTCGCCCCCAATGGCGTCGCCGTGGACACCGCCGGCAATGTCTACGTAGCCGATACCGTCAACAACCGCCTCCAGATCCGCGACGCCTCAGGTATCTGGTCGAGCATCGGCGAAAATGGCACCGGTCTCGGACAGTTCTTTCACCCCACCGGCATTACCGTGGATACTTCCGGCAACCTGTATGTCGCCGACGCGGGGAACAACCGCCTCCAGGTTCGCGACACGAACGGCACCTGGACGGCCATCACCACCCCCGGCTCGGACCTCGGGAGTTTCTCCTCGCCAAACAGCCTGACGCTGCGCGCCGGCAAACTCTACGTCACGGACAAGTACAACAACCGTGTCCTGGTCCGTGACGTCGCAGGCAATTGGACGGCCATCGGGTCGGAAGGCACGGCGCTTGGCCAGTTCAAATCACCCTCCGGCGTGGCCGTGGACGCCGCCGGCAACCTCTATGTCGCCGACTCGGACAACAATCGCCTCCAGGTCCGCGACGTCTCGGGCAACTGGACACGCTACGGCGGCGGCGATTCCGGTTCGGCCGCCGGCAGGGACGACGGGCAATTCCATACTCCGGTAGGCCTTGCCATCAGCAATGCCGGCGTATTGTACGTGGCCGACTCCGATAACAACCGCATCGAAGCGGCCGAGATCGCCAAGCCGACGACATCCGTTGCCCCTATGCTTATGTTGTTGTTGCAGTAG